From Alkalispirochaeta americana, one genomic window encodes:
- the groL gene encoding chaperonin GroEL (60 kDa chaperone family; promotes refolding of misfolded polypeptides especially under stressful conditions; forms two stacked rings of heptamers to form a barrel-shaped 14mer; ends can be capped by GroES; misfolded proteins enter the barrel where they are refolded when GroES binds) yields the protein MAKQLKFDEDVRRSLLRGVEKLSRAVKVTLGPKGRNVLLDKKFGAPTVTKDGVSVAKEIELEDEFENMGAQLLKEVATKTNDVAGDGTTTATVLAYSIIREGLKSVAAGISPMGIKRGIDHAVVVASDEILKMAKTIKDRNEIAQVASISANNDKEIGNEIAEAMERVGKDGVITVEESKTMETTTDYVEGMQFDRGYLSPYFVTNREHMVAEMENPYILIHDKKISNMKDMLPVLEKVAQANKPIVIIAEDVDGEALATLVVNNLRGTLNACAVKAPGFGDRRKAMLEDIAVLTGGQVISEELGLKLETVDISQLGTAQSVKVDKENTTIINGAGKPQDIKDRTAQIKAQIEDTTSDYDREKLQERLAKLAGGVAVINVGAATEVELKEKKHRVEDALSATRAAVEEGIVPGGGTALVQIIDVLEKADLSKEDEDAKVGFKIVRRALEEPMRQIAVNAGVDGSIIVDRAKKEKKGVGYDAATGEWVNMMQAGIIDPAKVTRSALQNAASIASLLLTTECAVTDMPEKEGAAPAGGMDMGGMGGMGGMGGMM from the coding sequence ATGGCAAAACAACTGAAGTTTGACGAAGATGTACGGCGGTCCCTGCTCCGGGGAGTAGAAAAGCTTTCCAGAGCAGTAAAAGTAACGTTGGGTCCCAAGGGACGGAACGTTCTTCTGGACAAGAAGTTTGGTGCCCCCACCGTTACCAAGGACGGGGTGTCTGTGGCCAAAGAGATCGAGCTTGAGGACGAGTTCGAGAACATGGGGGCGCAGCTCCTGAAAGAGGTAGCCACCAAAACCAACGATGTCGCCGGTGATGGTACCACCACCGCCACGGTTCTCGCCTACTCGATCATCCGGGAAGGTCTCAAGTCCGTTGCTGCGGGGATCAGCCCCATGGGTATCAAGCGCGGTATCGATCATGCCGTTGTGGTCGCCTCCGATGAGATCCTGAAGATGGCCAAGACCATCAAGGATCGCAACGAGATCGCCCAGGTGGCATCCATTTCCGCCAACAACGACAAGGAGATCGGAAACGAGATCGCCGAAGCGATGGAGCGGGTTGGAAAAGACGGTGTCATCACCGTGGAAGAGTCCAAGACCATGGAAACCACCACGGACTACGTGGAAGGTATGCAGTTTGACCGGGGATACCTCTCTCCCTACTTTGTTACCAACCGGGAGCATATGGTGGCAGAGATGGAGAACCCCTACATCCTGATCCACGACAAGAAGATATCCAACATGAAGGATATGCTCCCCGTGCTTGAGAAAGTAGCTCAGGCCAACAAGCCCATCGTGATCATTGCCGAAGACGTGGACGGCGAGGCCCTGGCTACCCTGGTGGTAAACAACCTGAGGGGAACCCTCAACGCCTGTGCCGTGAAAGCCCCCGGTTTCGGTGATCGCCGCAAGGCAATGCTGGAAGATATCGCGGTGCTCACGGGTGGTCAGGTGATCAGCGAGGAGCTGGGTCTCAAACTGGAGACGGTGGACATCTCCCAGCTGGGTACGGCCCAGTCCGTGAAGGTGGACAAGGAAAACACCACCATCATTAACGGTGCCGGAAAGCCTCAGGACATCAAGGATCGCACAGCCCAGATCAAGGCCCAGATTGAGGATACCACCAGCGATTACGACCGGGAGAAACTCCAGGAGCGCCTTGCCAAGCTTGCCGGAGGCGTTGCCGTAATCAACGTTGGTGCGGCCACCGAGGTGGAGCTGAAAGAGAAGAAGCACCGTGTTGAGGATGCGCTTTCGGCTACCCGGGCTGCTGTGGAAGAGGGAATCGTTCCCGGTGGTGGTACCGCACTGGTACAGATCATCGATGTTCTGGAAAAGGCTGACCTCTCCAAAGAGGATGAAGACGCCAAGGTAGGTTTCAAGATCGTTCGTCGCGCCCTGGAAGAGCCCATGCGCCAGATTGCTGTGAACGCCGGTGTGGATGGTTCCATCATCGTTGACCGGGCCAAAAAAGAGAAAAAAGGCGTGGGCTACGACGCAGCTACCGGTGAATGGGTGAACATGATGCAAGCCGGTATTATCGACCCCGCAAAGGTGACCCGTTCGGCTCTGCAGAACGCAGCCTCCATCGCAAGTCTGCTCCTCACCACGGAATGCGCCGTGACGGACATGCCCGAGAAAGAGGGCGCTGCTCCTGCCGGTGGCATGGACATGGGAGGCATGGGCGGAATGGGAGGCATGGGCGGCATGATGTAA
- the yajC gene encoding preprotein translocase subunit YajC yields the protein MNMLYSLPLLVGVSEGGGASGGAASMAPTLITFGLVFAIFYFLIIRPQSKRQKKTQDMLKSLKKGDRVQTIGGIRGTIFSMKEESVVLKVDDHCKIQFARSAIAQVLDKSNESSSNDVALNEK from the coding sequence ATGAATATGCTGTATTCCCTGCCCCTGCTGGTGGGTGTTTCCGAGGGCGGAGGCGCTTCAGGTGGAGCCGCTTCCATGGCCCCGACGCTAATTACCTTTGGCCTTGTCTTCGCCATATTTTACTTTCTTATTATCCGGCCACAGAGCAAGCGTCAGAAAAAGACCCAGGACATGTTGAAATCCCTGAAAAAGGGAGACCGGGTTCAGACGATTGGTGGAATCCGCGGCACGATCTTCTCCATGAAAGAGGAGTCGGTGGTCCTGAAGGTTGACGACCACTGCAAGATCCAGTTTGCCCGCTCCGCTATTGCGCAGGTTCTTGACAAGAGTAACGAGTCGAGCAGCAACGACGTTGCGCTCAACGAGAAATAA
- the secD gene encoding protein translocase subunit SecD, protein MSKRLRLSIILALVAFGAAAFYPTVRWYFFVPESQKQLAQSSRIEIRDWAQGRAREALDDLRGAAAAGETVPPEYSFLIPQARDAYRAMEKTLPDEWSATALLRGFRDEAEAFEVLERKYRHDILELKDLKDRIILLGLDLSGGISVTLEADEQNLTERLGRQPSQTEMSEAVDLAMEIIRNRIDRFGVTEPQIREAENNRIVIEIPGDDDRERVNAFLLGRGSLNFHIVHGDATDQLIRLQNEQPGWSPDIDGVPEFVPAGTVVREYVTRDAYGIDERVRWIVIYDDIVEHGLDGQYITDAQVARDPLTNRPTVNFVLDAQGAEEFALLTRDNVGNSMAIVMDEKVRAYARIQEEIPTGQVRITGFDQEQAANIALVLRTAALPVNLEIVNQQVVGATLGAGAIRVGLQSIALGFALIIVFMVIYYKRAGLIADVALVLNLFFILAVLSAFNLTLTLTSVAGIILTVGMAVDANVIIFERIKEEYRLGKGARSAVRGGFDKAFWTVMDANITTFIAALFLSQLGSGPIQGFAITLAVGILSSMFTALVVTRLFFDFATDTLRRSKLSIAWRLS, encoded by the coding sequence ATGAGTAAACGACTGAGACTGTCAATCATTCTGGCGCTTGTCGCTTTTGGAGCCGCCGCCTTTTACCCGACGGTTCGCTGGTACTTTTTTGTGCCGGAAAGTCAAAAGCAACTTGCCCAGAGTTCCCGAATCGAGATTCGAGATTGGGCCCAGGGTCGGGCACGAGAGGCCCTGGATGATCTGCGCGGCGCCGCCGCAGCAGGAGAAACGGTTCCCCCGGAGTATTCTTTTCTGATCCCCCAGGCACGTGATGCCTACCGGGCCATGGAAAAGACCCTGCCCGATGAGTGGAGCGCAACCGCCCTTTTGCGGGGCTTCCGTGACGAAGCTGAGGCCTTCGAGGTGCTGGAACGGAAATACCGTCATGATATCCTGGAGCTCAAGGATCTGAAGGATCGGATCATCCTGCTGGGGCTGGACCTCTCGGGGGGTATCAGTGTGACCCTGGAGGCGGATGAACAAAACCTGACCGAGCGCCTGGGCCGGCAGCCCTCACAGACGGAAATGTCTGAGGCTGTAGATCTGGCCATGGAGATCATCCGCAACCGGATCGACCGCTTTGGAGTGACGGAGCCGCAGATCCGCGAAGCTGAAAACAACCGGATTGTGATCGAGATTCCCGGTGACGATGATCGGGAGCGAGTGAACGCCTTTCTCCTGGGCCGGGGAAGTCTGAACTTTCATATCGTCCACGGTGATGCGACAGACCAGCTCATTCGTTTGCAGAACGAGCAGCCCGGCTGGTCCCCCGACATTGACGGGGTTCCCGAGTTTGTCCCGGCAGGAACGGTGGTGCGGGAGTACGTCACGCGCGACGCCTACGGTATCGATGAGCGGGTTCGCTGGATCGTCATTTACGACGACATTGTCGAGCACGGCCTGGACGGGCAGTATATCACCGATGCCCAGGTGGCGAGGGACCCCCTCACCAATCGTCCCACGGTCAACTTTGTTCTGGACGCCCAGGGAGCCGAGGAGTTTGCTCTTCTGACCAGGGATAACGTGGGGAACTCCATGGCGATTGTCATGGACGAAAAGGTGCGTGCCTACGCCCGGATCCAGGAAGAGATCCCCACTGGCCAGGTTCGGATCACCGGGTTTGACCAGGAACAGGCAGCGAACATCGCTCTGGTATTGCGGACGGCGGCTCTGCCGGTAAATCTGGAGATCGTGAACCAGCAGGTGGTAGGAGCAACCCTCGGCGCAGGAGCAATCCGCGTGGGGTTGCAGTCGATCGCCCTGGGGTTTGCCCTGATCATCGTCTTCATGGTTATCTATTACAAGCGGGCTGGCCTTATCGCCGATGTGGCCCTGGTACTGAATCTTTTTTTCATACTGGCGGTGCTCTCGGCGTTCAATCTCACCCTCACCCTGACAAGCGTGGCCGGTATTATCCTCACCGTGGGTATGGCCGTGGACGCCAACGTGATCATCTTCGAGCGGATCAAGGAAGAGTATCGTCTGGGCAAGGGAGCCCGTTCGGCGGTTCGCGGAGGGTTTGATAAAGCCTTCTGGACGGTAATGGACGCGAACATTACCACCTTTATCGCGGCGCTGTTCCTCTCTCAGCTTGGGTCCGGTCCCATTCAGGGCTTTGCAATCACCCTGGCTGTGGGAATCCTCTCCTCCATGTTTACTGCCCTGGTGGTGACCCGGCTCTTCTTTGACTTTGCCACCGACACCTTGCGCCGAAGCAAACTGAGTATCGCCTGGAGGCTTTCATGA
- the secF gene encoding protein translocase subunit SecF — MTRVFDFMKSRLIMMLLSAVVIVGGIAGTVVQGGFNLGIDFRAGLSMTVGISGDVSEDDLRAALTGFEGAQVQRLGAEADQRFVIRVRDEGTDGDDVQEGFAERTSRELLDVLAGAFPASQVEELETVYVGPRFSRDLTQQALFLTVFALLLILAYLWFRFRLEYAASSIVALLHDVVVILGVIGTLQMEVSTATIAAVLTIIGYSLNDTIVIFDRIRENEVLLREKDFRTVINTSITQSLSRTIITSVTTLLAVGAIYIFSTGAIQLFALTLIIGVLVGTYSSVFVASPVLFFWHIRAGVHRRRKDAERYHRGAVSRSSEGETTKQSGAKAAQAAVDRQAADAEAAKREILQKRRGQKKKGGH, encoded by the coding sequence ATGACACGTGTGTTTGACTTTATGAAATCCCGGTTGATTATGATGCTTCTCTCGGCGGTGGTTATCGTCGGGGGAATCGCCGGCACGGTGGTGCAGGGCGGGTTCAATCTGGGAATCGATTTCCGGGCTGGTCTCAGCATGACCGTGGGTATCTCCGGAGACGTTTCCGAGGATGATCTTCGGGCTGCCCTGACCGGCTTTGAGGGCGCCCAGGTGCAGCGCCTGGGCGCCGAGGCTGACCAGCGCTTTGTTATCCGTGTCCGTGATGAGGGGACTGACGGGGACGATGTCCAGGAAGGCTTTGCCGAACGGACAAGCCGGGAGCTTCTGGACGTCCTTGCTGGCGCGTTCCCCGCTTCGCAGGTTGAGGAGCTGGAAACGGTCTACGTGGGGCCCCGCTTTTCCCGGGATCTTACCCAACAGGCCCTCTTTCTGACAGTCTTTGCCCTGCTGCTGATTCTGGCCTATCTCTGGTTCCGTTTTCGTCTGGAATACGCCGCATCGTCGATCGTGGCTCTGCTTCACGACGTGGTGGTTATCCTCGGTGTCATCGGAACGCTTCAGATGGAGGTGTCCACAGCGACGATCGCTGCGGTCCTTACTATCATCGGCTACTCCTTGAACGACACAATCGTTATCTTTGACAGGATCCGTGAGAACGAGGTGCTCCTGCGGGAGAAGGATTTCCGCACGGTCATTAACACCAGTATCACCCAAAGCCTGAGTCGGACGATCATCACCTCCGTAACCACTCTGCTTGCGGTGGGGGCTATCTACATTTTCAGCACCGGAGCAATCCAGCTCTTTGCGCTGACCTTGATCATCGGAGTTCTGGTGGGAACCTATTCGTCGGTCTTTGTGGCCTCGCCGGTGCTCTTCTTCTGGCACATTCGGGCTGGCGTCCATCGACGGCGAAAAGATGCTGAACGATATCATCGTGGAGCTGTTTCCCGGTCTTCCGAGGGTGAAACCACAAAACAGAGCGGTGCCAAAGCTGCCCAGGCAGCAGTGGATCGGCAGGCTGCTGACGCTGAAGCTGCCAAACGCGAGATTCTTCAGAAACGGCGCGGGCAAAAGAAAAAGGGCGGCCACTAG
- a CDS encoding HAD-IIA family hydrolase, giving the protein MNKNETALGDRLASVRGIISDMDGVIYHGNQLLPGVPEFIQWLQESGRQYLFLTNSSERSPRELQEKLRRLGLDVPVENFLTSALATAGFLKSQVPGGSVYAVGEAGLISALYDAGFSMNDVDPDYVVIGETRSYSFEKIEKAINLVNRGAKLIGTNPDLTGPVESGIVPACGALIKPIELATGKTPYFVGKPNPLMMRQALKRIECRREESLIVGDRMDTDVIAGVEAEIETVLVLSGVTSREEVSRFAYQPSYVLSGVDQLVSLARAAGV; this is encoded by the coding sequence ATGAACAAGAATGAAACAGCCCTGGGAGATCGTCTCGCCTCGGTCAGGGGCATCATCTCCGATATGGATGGAGTGATCTATCACGGTAATCAGCTGCTCCCGGGGGTTCCTGAGTTTATACAATGGCTTCAGGAATCGGGCAGACAGTATCTGTTTCTCACCAATTCCAGTGAACGGAGCCCCCGGGAATTGCAGGAGAAGTTACGCCGTCTTGGCCTTGATGTGCCGGTGGAGAACTTCCTGACCAGCGCCCTGGCTACGGCAGGATTTCTCAAAAGCCAGGTACCGGGGGGGAGCGTCTACGCCGTGGGCGAGGCCGGGCTGATCAGCGCTTTGTACGATGCGGGATTCTCCATGAACGATGTGGATCCTGACTACGTGGTTATCGGCGAAACTCGCAGTTACAGTTTTGAGAAGATCGAGAAGGCCATTAACCTGGTGAACCGGGGGGCAAAACTGATTGGCACGAACCCTGATCTGACGGGTCCTGTGGAGTCGGGTATTGTTCCGGCCTGCGGGGCGCTTATCAAGCCCATAGAGCTTGCCACAGGAAAAACCCCCTACTTTGTGGGAAAACCCAATCCGCTCATGATGCGCCAGGCCCTGAAAAGAATAGAATGTCGCCGTGAGGAGAGTCTTATCGTGGGAGACCGTATGGACACCGACGTGATCGCCGGAGTCGAGGCGGAGATCGAGACGGTGCTGGTCCTCTCGGGAGTAACCTCAAGGGAAGAGGTCTCGCGCTTTGCCTACCAGCCGAGCTATGTCCTTTCCGGAGTGGATCAGCTGGTTTCGCTTGCCCGGGCCGCAGGGGTGTAG